One window of the Candidatus Izemoplasmatales bacterium genome contains the following:
- a CDS encoding NAD(P)/FAD-dependent oxidoreductase — MHDILIIGAGVIGASVARALSAYAADIVVIEKNHDVCEETSKANSGIVHAGYDAHPGSLKAKYNLAGSRMMEAFCARHRIPYRNNGSMVLAFSEEELPRLEELRAQGEENGVEGLRVLTVEEARTLEPNLGVDVRGALLAPTGAIVDPFELTIAQAEVAAVNGVKFLFDTLVVGIRAVPGGYAVATDRGVHEARAVVNCAGVRADEMNNLVSARKLSITPRKGEYCLFDKEVGSLVGHTLFQLPTRLGKGVLVTPTAEGNLLIGPTAVDVGDKDDFSTTPEGLAEVVKKAKRSVLSVPTGFVITAFAGLRATEKGGDFVIGEAPDAKGFFNAAGIESPGLTSAPAIGDDLAHMIAEALSLVRKPSEPLDRPTPVRFESLSLEEKAAAIRRDPAFGRIVCRCELVTAAEILDAIRRPLGATTVDGIKRRTRAGSGRCQGGFCSPRVMRILAEETGLDPRDIVKFDRRSTILVGFDKEDL, encoded by the coding sequence ATGCATGACATTCTGATCATCGGCGCCGGCGTGATCGGCGCCTCGGTCGCGAGGGCGCTGTCCGCCTATGCGGCGGACATCGTCGTCATCGAGAAGAACCATGACGTCTGCGAGGAGACCTCGAAGGCGAATTCTGGCATCGTCCATGCCGGCTATGACGCCCATCCGGGATCTTTGAAAGCCAAATACAACCTGGCCGGAAGCAGGATGATGGAAGCCTTCTGCGCCCGCCACCGCATTCCCTATCGGAACAACGGCTCGATGGTCCTCGCCTTTTCCGAGGAGGAACTCCCGAGACTCGAGGAATTACGTGCGCAAGGCGAGGAGAACGGCGTCGAAGGCCTTCGAGTGCTGACCGTCGAGGAAGCGCGGACGCTCGAGCCGAATCTCGGCGTCGACGTCAGAGGCGCGTTGCTGGCCCCCACCGGAGCCATCGTCGATCCCTTCGAACTGACGATCGCCCAGGCCGAGGTCGCCGCGGTGAACGGCGTGAAGTTTCTCTTCGACACCCTCGTCGTCGGAATCCGTGCGGTCCCCGGCGGTTATGCGGTCGCGACCGATCGCGGCGTCCACGAAGCCCGCGCGGTCGTCAACTGCGCCGGCGTCCGTGCCGACGAGATGAACAACCTCGTCTCCGCCCGGAAGCTGTCGATCACGCCGCGCAAGGGCGAATACTGTCTGTTCGACAAGGAGGTCGGATCCCTCGTCGGCCATACGCTCTTCCAGCTTCCCACCCGACTCGGCAAGGGAGTGCTCGTCACGCCGACCGCCGAAGGCAACCTGCTGATCGGTCCGACGGCCGTTGACGTCGGCGACAAGGATGATTTCTCAACGACTCCAGAGGGCCTTGCGGAAGTCGTGAAAAAGGCGAAACGGAGCGTTTTATCGGTTCCAACCGGTTTCGTGATCACGGCCTTCGCCGGCCTTCGCGCGACGGAAAAGGGAGGGGATTTCGTCATCGGCGAAGCTCCCGACGCGAAGGGGTTCTTCAATGCGGCGGGGATCGAATCGCCGGGACTCACCTCCGCCCCGGCGATCGGCGACGACCTCGCGCACATGATCGCCGAGGCGCTTTCGCTCGTTCGAAAACCGTCCGAACCGCTCGATCGGCCGACCCCGGTTCGCTTCGAATCGCTCTCGCTGGAAGAGAAAGCCGCGGCGATCCGCCGCGATCCGGCCTTCGGCAGGATCGTCTGCCGCTGCGAACTCGTGACCGCGGCCGAAATCCTCGACGCCATCCGCCGTCCGCTCGGCGCGACGACCGTCGATGGCATCAAGCGCCGCACAAGGGCCGGCTCGGGCCGCTGCCAGGGCGGGTTCTGTTCGCCGCGGGTGATGCGCATCCTCGCCGAGGAGACCGGCCTCGATCCGCGCGACATCGTCAAGTTCGACCGCCGCTCGACGATTCTGGTCGGGTTCGACAAGGAGGACCTCTAG
- a CDS encoding alpha/beta fold hydrolase, producing MPWYAIAASAAVLLLLIVLVALGIRIAFGAMHPRRFSLLETRALETERTPDLLQDYDAWEKTSFLVRSPEGYDLKAYYVPADDAPGSPRRFVVVAHGFTYTHHGSIKYASVFKDLGYHVVFYDERYHGESGGPNCTLGGREKDDLRAVIDAVCGRFGSDIFLGLCGESMGAVAALLEQADDPRVRFVVSDCAFADLHDQFRHLVKRHPLIPVWPCLPIGEWIFRKTTGVDPRGVRPLDAVARAKAPILFVHGEGDRYIPPASASRLSAACASPSVLWIAGNGARHAESFRKNRDEYVATVRRFLAEQAHH from the coding sequence ATGCCCTGGTACGCGATCGCGGCATCGGCCGCCGTCCTGCTCCTCCTGATCGTCCTGGTCGCCCTCGGAATCCGCATCGCGTTCGGGGCGATGCATCCGCGGCGATTCTCGCTTCTGGAAACGCGCGCCCTGGAAACGGAACGCACGCCCGACCTGCTTCAGGACTACGATGCCTGGGAGAAGACGTCCTTCTTGGTGCGTTCTCCCGAAGGCTACGACCTCAAGGCCTATTATGTCCCCGCCGACGACGCGCCGGGAAGCCCGCGCCGCTTCGTCGTCGTTGCGCACGGGTTCACCTACACCCATCACGGTTCGATCAAGTACGCATCCGTCTTCAAGGACCTCGGCTATCACGTCGTGTTCTACGACGAACGGTACCATGGCGAGTCGGGCGGTCCGAACTGCACGCTCGGCGGACGCGAGAAGGACGATCTGCGGGCCGTCATCGACGCCGTCTGCGGGCGCTTCGGCTCGGACATCTTCCTCGGCCTCTGCGGCGAATCGATGGGAGCGGTCGCCGCACTCCTCGAACAGGCCGACGATCCGCGGGTCCGCTTCGTCGTCTCCGACTGCGCGTTCGCGGACCTGCACGACCAGTTCCGCCATCTCGTGAAACGCCATCCCCTGATTCCGGTTTGGCCGTGTCTTCCGATCGGCGAATGGATTTTCCGCAAGACGACGGGTGTCGACCCCCGCGGAGTCCGTCCCCTCGACGCCGTCGCGCGGGCGAAGGCACCGATCCTCTTCGTCCACGGCGAGGGTGACCGCTACATCCCGCCGGCGTCGGCCTCGCGGCTTTCCGCGGCCTGTGCCTCGCCATCCGTCCTCTGGATCGCGGGCAACGGCGCCCGCCACGCCGAGTCCTTCCGCAAGAACCGCGACGAGTACGTCGCGACCGTCCGCCGGTTTCTGGCGGAGCAAGCGCATCACTGA
- a CDS encoding GntR family transcriptional regulator, whose protein sequence is MKTENMTARLVSTIKNDVIMGKLKAGEKLLPLRELAEAHGVSRSVVNAAISSLAAQGYVRIVPRHHVEVADFLTSGTLGIVGDVIRSENHALKRKLTQDSLSLRMVLTIDAVKTIANSARTSLQPLVRILEREQQWLAHPIKDYAKFWKFDQAFNETLVSLGDNYAYRLLYRNYRYIADGLIVMFFHNLDLITYLIEKHQQLLSALRDHDEKAAVAIAREMLSAGANEALRFYA, encoded by the coding sequence TTGAAGACCGAGAACATGACCGCGAGACTCGTCTCGACGATCAAGAACGACGTCATCATGGGAAAGTTGAAAGCCGGCGAGAAACTGTTGCCGCTCCGGGAACTCGCGGAGGCGCACGGCGTCTCCCGCAGCGTCGTCAACGCCGCGATCAGTTCGCTCGCCGCGCAGGGATACGTCCGGATCGTCCCGCGGCACCACGTCGAAGTCGCCGATTTCCTGACGTCCGGGACGCTCGGAATCGTCGGCGACGTGATCCGGTCCGAGAATCACGCGCTGAAGCGCAAGCTGACGCAGGACTCCCTGTCGCTCCGCATGGTCCTCACGATCGATGCGGTGAAGACGATCGCGAACAGCGCGCGCACTTCCCTCCAGCCTCTCGTCCGGATTCTCGAGCGCGAACAGCAGTGGCTCGCGCATCCGATCAAGGACTACGCCAAGTTCTGGAAGTTCGACCAGGCCTTCAACGAGACGCTCGTGTCCCTCGGCGACAACTACGCCTATCGTCTCCTGTACCGCAACTACCGCTACATCGCCGACGGCCTGATCGTCATGTTCTTCCACAACCTCGACCTCATCACCTACCTGATCGAAAAACACCAGCAGCTCCTGTCGGCGCTGCGCGACCATGACGAGAAGGCGGCCGTCGCCATCGCCCGCGAGATGCTCTCGGCGGGCGCGAACGAAGCGCTCCGCTTCTATGCGTGA
- a CDS encoding MATE family efflux transporter, with the protein MANDLTKGSILKKIVLVALPVLLSSIAQMAYNLTDMFWIGRVDLIGLSEQAAITGVGTGGYVTWFAFGMILVAKIGTSVKVSHATGAKNLADVERHAGAGLALALMLGIAVSLLVFLFRARIVGLFAIPDPVAAAYASTYVSICGGLLVFQFVSAGFAAVYEGLGKTSTNLAVMAVGLVMNIILDPILILVFRMGVAGAAIATVIAQGCTLTTYIVLYLAKTRRHVRIRPFPIEGSTVRAIVRIGFPAGLQSMFFTSISIVVARMILLNFGTDAMAASRVGSQIEQFTWMIGGGFQTAITVFVGQNFGAGQFSRIRRGAAGLTAILMTYAIAVAIVFALKAETLVRLFVDDPVTVIRSTEYLAIISFAQPFMMLESIGSGLFHGVGLSKIPSVSGIVGNFARIPLVQLLIPTMAQLGVWWALDISDALKGTVLLFAGVILIFRLESVHARREKRRVDPATAATAA; encoded by the coding sequence ATGGCGAACGACCTGACGAAAGGGTCGATCCTGAAGAAGATCGTCCTCGTGGCGCTGCCGGTGCTCCTTTCGTCGATCGCGCAGATGGCGTACAACCTGACGGACATGTTCTGGATCGGACGCGTCGATCTGATCGGCCTGTCCGAACAGGCCGCGATCACCGGCGTCGGCACCGGCGGCTACGTGACCTGGTTCGCCTTCGGCATGATCCTCGTGGCGAAGATCGGCACGAGCGTCAAGGTGTCGCATGCGACCGGCGCGAAGAACCTCGCGGACGTCGAACGCCACGCCGGCGCCGGACTGGCGCTCGCGCTCATGCTCGGAATCGCCGTCTCGCTGCTGGTCTTCCTGTTCCGGGCCCGGATCGTCGGCCTGTTCGCGATCCCCGATCCCGTCGCCGCCGCCTACGCGTCGACCTACGTCTCGATCTGCGGCGGACTCCTGGTGTTCCAGTTCGTCTCCGCCGGATTCGCGGCCGTCTACGAGGGTCTGGGCAAGACCTCGACCAACCTCGCGGTGATGGCCGTCGGACTCGTGATGAACATCATCCTCGATCCCATCCTCATCCTCGTGTTCCGCATGGGCGTCGCCGGCGCCGCGATCGCGACGGTGATCGCGCAGGGATGCACCCTGACGACGTACATCGTCCTCTATCTCGCGAAAACGCGCAGGCACGTGCGGATCCGGCCGTTTCCGATCGAAGGGAGCACGGTCCGTGCGATCGTCCGGATCGGATTCCCCGCCGGTCTTCAGAGCATGTTCTTCACGTCCATCTCGATCGTCGTCGCACGCATGATCCTTCTCAACTTCGGAACCGACGCGATGGCCGCGTCGCGCGTCGGATCGCAGATCGAGCAGTTCACATGGATGATCGGCGGCGGCTTCCAGACGGCGATCACGGTCTTCGTCGGACAGAATTTCGGCGCCGGCCAGTTCTCCCGGATCCGCCGTGGCGCGGCCGGCCTGACGGCCATCCTGATGACCTATGCGATCGCGGTCGCAATCGTGTTCGCGCTCAAGGCTGAGACGCTCGTGCGCCTGTTCGTCGACGACCCCGTCACCGTGATCCGATCCACCGAGTATCTCGCGATCATCAGTTTCGCGCAGCCGTTCATGATGCTCGAGTCGATCGGATCGGGTCTGTTCCACGGGGTCGGCCTGTCGAAGATCCCGTCGGTGTCGGGGATCGTCGGGAATTTCGCGCGCATCCCGCTCGTGCAACTGCTCATTCCCACGATGGCGCAGCTCGGCGTCTGGTGGGCGCTCGACATCTCGGATGCCCTGAAGGGCACCGTCCTGCTCTTCGCCGGAGTCATCCTGATCTTCCGGCTCGAAAGCGTCCACGCACGAAGAGAGAAGCGCAGGGTGGATCCCGCAACCGCCGCGACGGCGGCCTGA
- a CDS encoding HD domain-containing protein — translation MAASDRKTEFIGLFNQFVHREGADKLLEYLTSPASDFFTAPASTRYHLASEGGLVEHSLNVYACLRDYAARGRVKSEYGLSFSDETIAIVGLLHDLCKVNVYQKSTRNVKDKNGNWQSVPSYEYSDPLPYGHGEKSVYIISGFMRLTREEAFAIRYHMGFSAEGEKSNVSQAFEQFPLSLALSIADLEATFFLEARQ, via the coding sequence ATGGCGGCTTCCGACCGCAAGACCGAGTTCATCGGTCTTTTCAACCAGTTCGTCCATCGCGAGGGGGCCGACAAGCTGCTCGAGTACCTGACGTCGCCGGCAAGCGACTTCTTCACCGCGCCGGCCTCGACGCGCTACCATCTCGCCAGCGAGGGGGGACTCGTGGAGCATTCGCTCAACGTCTACGCCTGCCTTCGGGACTATGCGGCCCGCGGTCGCGTCAAGAGCGAGTACGGACTGTCGTTTTCCGACGAGACGATCGCGATCGTCGGTCTGCTCCACGACCTCTGCAAGGTGAACGTCTATCAGAAGTCGACGAGGAACGTCAAGGACAAGAACGGCAACTGGCAGTCCGTGCCATCCTATGAGTACAGCGACCCGCTTCCCTACGGTCACGGCGAGAAATCGGTCTACATCATCTCCGGGTTCATGCGTCTGACCCGCGAGGAGGCGTTCGCGATCCGCTACCACATGGGGTTCTCCGCCGAAGGCGAGAAATCGAACGTCTCGCAGGCGTTCGAACAGTTTCCGCTTTCGCTCGCGCTCTCGATCGCCGACCTCGAGGCGACCTTTTTCCTCGAAGCGCGCCAATAG
- a CDS encoding carbohydrate kinase family protein: MKRVLVLGGASYDEIVRLERLPDPKSQTVFGNGWRAVGSTGAGKALNLTKLGVPNTLHATVGNDPDGRAVRDYLDRQGVRAVYDEVPVTDHHVNLMDGEGNRLSIFTVPDSDPAAIDMERIERLVDAHDLVVLNIIPYTKRLIPMIRAHGKEIWTDLHDYVPGNPYYDPFIEAADVIFLSSDRTADHLRLMDDWLAAGKRLVVVTHGKNGAAAKTKDDGLLYEPIIQTYQLVDSNGAGDAFFAGFLYAHLKGEPVSRCLCYGTVAGGVTVGSRELVADELSPDYIETMVRNNY, encoded by the coding sequence GTGAAGCGGGTTCTCGTACTCGGCGGCGCCTCGTACGACGAGATCGTGCGTCTCGAGCGGCTGCCGGATCCGAAAAGCCAGACCGTGTTCGGAAACGGCTGGCGCGCGGTCGGATCGACCGGCGCCGGCAAGGCCCTGAACCTCACGAAACTGGGTGTCCCGAACACGCTGCACGCGACCGTCGGAAACGATCCGGACGGGCGCGCGGTCCGCGACTATCTCGACCGCCAGGGGGTCCGTGCGGTCTACGACGAAGTCCCCGTCACGGACCACCACGTCAACCTCATGGACGGAGAAGGGAACCGGCTCTCGATCTTCACGGTGCCGGATTCCGACCCCGCCGCCATCGATATGGAGCGGATCGAGCGTCTCGTCGACGCCCACGACCTCGTCGTCCTCAACATCATCCCCTACACGAAGCGGCTGATTCCGATGATCAGGGCGCACGGGAAGGAGATCTGGACGGACCTTCACGACTACGTCCCCGGGAACCCCTACTACGATCCCTTCATCGAGGCGGCCGACGTCATCTTCCTCTCCTCGGACCGGACCGCCGACCATCTGCGGCTGATGGACGACTGGCTCGCGGCCGGGAAGCGGCTCGTGGTCGTCACCCACGGGAAGAACGGGGCGGCAGCGAAGACGAAGGACGACGGCCTGCTGTACGAACCGATCATCCAGACGTACCAGCTCGTCGACAGCAACGGCGCCGGCGACGCCTTCTTCGCCGGATTCCTCTATGCCCATCTCAAGGGCGAGCCGGTCAGCCGCTGCCTCTGCTACGGAACGGTGGCGGGCGGCGTGACCGTCGGATCGCGCGAACTGGTTGCGGATGAACTTTCACCGGACTACATCGAGACGATGGTCCGGAACAATTACTGA
- a CDS encoding formate--tetrahydrofolate ligase yields MKTDLELAQKAKLKNIATIAAKIGLKPSDLESYGRTKAKISFDAIESPRFDRRGKIILVTAITPTPAGEGKTTTTIGLSDAINRLGRKAIVCLREPSLGPVMGVKGGATGGGRAQVLPMEDINLHFTGDIHAVGAANNLIAAVIDNHLFQGNALGIDPATITWKRAMDMNDRALRQIRVGLSSAKETPRDDGFEITVASEIMAVLCLSKDLSDFKERVSRIVVADDVRGNPVTVGALRAAGAVTMLVRDAIKPNLVQTLEGNPAIIHGGPFANIAHGCNSVIATSFASRAADYVVTESGFGADLGMEKFMDIKTRVLGRMPSAVVVVASIRALKHHGGAGKNDLAKPDPKALRAGLPNLERHLETVAAFRVPAVVALNRFGTDTSEELAVMNEWAAARGVSLAISDVFARGGEGGEDLAKRVLAVADAPADPLSAPLYPLDDPIRRKIATIATRVYGAGNVVYAEKAEKQLEKFAERGWEHLAVCMAKTPLSITDDPKVFGRPKDFTITIREFKPSVGAGFLVALTGEVMTMPGLPKQGAYEEMDVVEGRIVGLF; encoded by the coding sequence ATGAAGACCGATCTTGAACTCGCCCAGAAGGCCAAACTGAAGAACATCGCCACGATCGCCGCCAAGATCGGGCTGAAACCGTCCGATCTGGAATCCTACGGTCGTACCAAGGCCAAGATCTCCTTCGACGCGATCGAATCACCCCGCTTCGACCGCCGGGGCAAGATCATCCTCGTGACCGCGATCACCCCGACGCCCGCGGGCGAAGGCAAGACGACCACCACGATCGGTCTTTCCGATGCGATCAACCGACTCGGCCGCAAGGCGATCGTCTGTCTCCGCGAACCATCGCTCGGACCGGTCATGGGCGTCAAGGGCGGCGCCACCGGCGGCGGCCGCGCCCAGGTGCTGCCGATGGAGGACATCAACCTGCACTTCACCGGCGACATCCACGCCGTCGGCGCCGCGAACAACCTGATCGCCGCCGTCATCGACAACCATCTGTTCCAGGGAAACGCCCTCGGGATCGATCCCGCGACGATCACGTGGAAGCGCGCCATGGACATGAACGACCGCGCCCTGCGCCAGATCCGCGTCGGTCTCTCCTCGGCGAAGGAAACGCCGCGCGACGACGGGTTCGAGATCACCGTCGCCTCGGAGATCATGGCGGTCCTCTGCCTGTCGAAGGATCTGTCCGACTTCAAGGAACGGGTCTCCCGGATCGTCGTCGCCGACGACGTCAGGGGCAATCCCGTCACCGTCGGCGCCCTCAGGGCCGCCGGCGCGGTGACGATGCTCGTGCGCGACGCGATCAAGCCGAATCTCGTCCAGACCCTCGAGGGCAATCCGGCGATCATCCACGGCGGCCCCTTCGCCAACATCGCCCACGGCTGCAACTCCGTGATCGCGACCTCGTTTGCGAGCCGCGCCGCCGACTATGTCGTCACCGAGTCCGGCTTCGGCGCCGATCTCGGCATGGAGAAGTTCATGGACATCAAGACCCGCGTCCTCGGCAGGATGCCGTCCGCGGTCGTCGTCGTCGCCAGCATCCGCGCCCTCAAGCATCACGGCGGCGCCGGCAAGAACGACCTGGCCAAACCCGATCCGAAGGCGCTGCGCGCCGGACTCCCCAACCTCGAACGGCATCTCGAGACGGTCGCGGCGTTCCGCGTTCCGGCCGTCGTGGCCCTGAACCGCTTCGGTACGGATACCTCCGAGGAACTCGCCGTCATGAACGAATGGGCGGCGGCCCGCGGCGTGTCGCTTGCGATCTCCGACGTGTTCGCGCGCGGCGGGGAAGGCGGGGAGGATCTGGCGAAGCGCGTGCTCGCGGTCGCCGACGCTCCCGCGGATCCGCTGTCCGCGCCGCTGTATCCGCTCGATGATCCGATCAGACGGAAGATCGCGACGATCGCGACGAGGGTGTACGGTGCCGGCAACGTCGTCTATGCCGAGAAGGCCGAGAAGCAGCTCGAGAAGTTCGCCGAACGCGGATGGGAGCATCTGGCCGTCTGCATGGCGAAGACCCCGCTTTCGATCACCGACGATCCCAAGGTCTTCGGCCGTCCGAAGGATTTCACGATCACGATCCGCGAATTCAAGCCTTCGGTCGGGGCCGGCTTCCTGGTCGCCCTCACCGGCGAGGTGATGACGATGCCGGGGCTTCCGAAACAAGGCGCCTACGAAGAGATGGACGTCGTCGAAGGCCGCATCGTCGGCCTGTTCTAG
- the rlmD gene encoding 23S rRNA (uracil(1939)-C(5))-methyltransferase RlmD has product MEKANILKVGETIRLEIKKQGINGEGIGYHEQLAVFVPGALAQELVDAEIVATKPGFAIGRLATIVKPSPRRVVPPCPYYEKCGGCQTQHLQYQEQLKSKRHLLRQSLKRYTTLDPDRIDIRKTIGMKDPFGYRNKSQMPFSNTNFGLSLGLYEANTNHFVQVDECIVQDPVVNHVNRAVLEILAEAKYVAHDHMNKEGILLNLVTRHMASTGAVQVAIVVTEKPEGISAVAARIMNGLPEVKSVFLSVNAAKNPSMFGHTIELLQGVPQIEERIGDLVFKLSPDAFHQLNTTQMLVLYEEIRKAAALTGKETVLDCYSGIGITTIMLAASAAQVIGVDYAESSVRDAKQNAQLNRVKNVSFVQDRVERALPLLLAKKGVPDVIVFDPPRTGIDDAVIAEVVKAKAPRLVYVSCNPSTLAKNLHDLEPYYDISYIQPIDMFPHTAGVESLTLLLRKNA; this is encoded by the coding sequence ATGGAGAAAGCCAATATCCTCAAAGTCGGCGAAACCATCCGGCTCGAGATCAAGAAGCAAGGCATCAACGGCGAAGGCATCGGCTATCACGAACAGCTCGCCGTGTTCGTGCCCGGCGCGCTCGCGCAGGAACTCGTCGACGCCGAGATCGTGGCGACGAAGCCGGGATTCGCGATCGGCCGGCTCGCGACCATCGTCAAACCCTCGCCGCGACGGGTGGTTCCGCCATGCCCATACTACGAGAAGTGCGGGGGCTGCCAGACGCAGCATCTCCAATATCAGGAGCAGCTGAAGAGCAAGCGCCATCTTCTGCGTCAGTCGCTGAAACGTTACACGACCCTCGATCCCGACCGGATCGACATCCGGAAGACGATCGGGATGAAGGATCCCTTCGGCTATCGGAACAAGTCGCAGATGCCGTTCTCGAACACCAATTTCGGCCTGTCGCTCGGCCTGTATGAAGCCAACACGAACCATTTCGTCCAGGTCGACGAGTGCATCGTCCAGGATCCCGTCGTCAACCACGTGAACCGCGCCGTGCTCGAGATCCTGGCCGAGGCGAAGTACGTCGCCCACGACCACATGAACAAGGAAGGCATCCTCCTCAACCTCGTCACCCGCCACATGGCCTCGACCGGAGCGGTCCAGGTCGCGATCGTGGTGACCGAGAAGCCGGAGGGGATATCCGCCGTCGCCGCACGGATCATGAACGGTCTGCCCGAGGTCAAGTCGGTGTTCCTTTCGGTCAACGCCGCGAAGAACCCATCGATGTTCGGACACACGATCGAACTCCTCCAGGGCGTTCCCCAGATCGAGGAGCGGATCGGCGACCTCGTCTTCAAACTCTCTCCCGACGCGTTCCACCAGCTCAACACGACGCAGATGCTCGTGCTTTACGAAGAGATCCGCAAGGCCGCGGCCCTGACCGGTAAGGAAACGGTCCTGGACTGCTATTCTGGCATCGGCATCACGACGATCATGCTTGCGGCGTCCGCCGCCCAGGTCATCGGGGTCGACTACGCGGAATCGTCCGTGCGCGACGCCAAGCAGAACGCCCAGCTGAATCGCGTCAAGAACGTCTCGTTCGTCCAGGATCGGGTCGAACGCGCGCTTCCGCTCCTGCTTGCGAAGAAGGGCGTGCCCGACGTGATCGTCTTCGATCCGCCGCGGACCGGCATCGACGACGCCGTGATCGCGGAGGTCGTCAAGGCGAAGGCGCCTCGTCTCGTCTACGTCTCATGCAACCCGTCCACCCTCGCCAAGAACCTCCACGACCTCGAACCCTACTACGACATCTCCTACATCCAGCCGATCGACATGTTCCCGCATACGGCGGGCGTCGAATCGCTCACGCTTCTGTTAAGAAAGAACGCCTAG